In one window of Fictibacillus phosphorivorans DNA:
- a CDS encoding ABC-F family ATP-binding cassette domain-containing protein, with product MSILTVQGLSHGFGDRAIFNDVSFRLLKGEHIGLIGANGEGKSTFMNIITGKLKPDEGKVEWAKKVRVGYLDQHTVLQKGMSIRDVLKSAFQYLLDMENEMNSMYEKMGEATPEELEKMLEDVGVIQDTLTNNDFYVIDAKVEEIARGLGLDDIGLDRDVHDLSGGQRTKVLLAKLLLEKPEILLLDEPTNYLDEQHIEWLKRYLQEYENAFILISHDIPFLNSVINLIYHMENQELNRYVGDYDHFKSVHEMKKSQLEAAFKRQQQEIAGLKDFVARNKARVSTRNMAMSRQKKLDKMDVIELAKEKPKPEFNFKEARTPSKLIFETKDLVIGYDEPLSKPLNLRMERGQKIALVGANGIGKTTLLKSILGEITPVSGSVERGENLEIGYFEQEVKSANYNTCIDEIWSEFPGFSHHEVRAALAKCGLTTKHIESKVEVLSGGEKAKVRLCKLINHENNVLVLDEPTNHLDVEAKDELMRALKAFKGSVLLISHEPEFYKEVANDVWNCESWTTKVF from the coding sequence ATGAGTATTTTAACGGTGCAAGGCTTAAGCCATGGTTTCGGCGATCGTGCCATTTTCAATGATGTTTCCTTCCGCCTGCTTAAAGGTGAGCACATCGGTTTGATCGGCGCTAACGGTGAAGGTAAATCAACGTTCATGAATATTATTACAGGCAAACTAAAGCCTGATGAAGGTAAAGTAGAATGGGCTAAAAAGGTACGTGTCGGCTATTTGGATCAGCACACGGTTCTACAAAAGGGCATGTCGATTCGTGATGTGTTGAAGAGCGCGTTTCAATATTTGCTCGACATGGAAAATGAAATGAACAGCATGTACGAAAAAATGGGTGAAGCGACACCTGAAGAACTTGAAAAGATGCTTGAAGACGTCGGTGTGATTCAAGATACGTTAACGAACAACGACTTTTACGTAATCGATGCGAAAGTTGAAGAAATCGCGCGTGGACTTGGTCTTGATGATATCGGCCTAGACCGTGATGTACACGATCTAAGTGGTGGGCAGCGTACGAAAGTATTGCTTGCTAAGCTTCTATTAGAAAAACCAGAGATCTTATTGCTGGATGAACCGACAAACTATCTGGATGAGCAGCATATCGAATGGCTGAAGCGTTATCTACAGGAGTACGAAAATGCGTTTATCTTAATTTCGCATGATATTCCTTTCTTAAACAGCGTTATCAACTTGATCTATCACATGGAAAATCAAGAGCTGAACCGTTATGTAGGAGATTATGACCACTTCAAATCTGTTCATGAGATGAAAAAATCTCAGTTGGAAGCAGCATTTAAACGTCAACAGCAAGAGATTGCCGGATTGAAGGATTTCGTTGCACGTAATAAAGCACGTGTTTCCACTCGAAACATGGCCATGTCTCGACAAAAGAAACTGGATAAGATGGATGTTATCGAACTTGCCAAAGAGAAACCAAAGCCAGAGTTTAACTTTAAAGAAGCGCGTACACCGAGCAAGCTGATCTTTGAAACGAAAGATCTTGTTATCGGATATGACGAGCCACTTTCTAAGCCGTTGAATCTGCGTATGGAACGCGGTCAAAAAATCGCTTTAGTCGGTGCGAACGGTATCGGTAAAACGACATTGCTAAAAAGCATTCTTGGTGAGATCACGCCTGTTTCAGGTTCTGTTGAGCGCGGTGAGAATCTAGAGATTGGTTACTTCGAGCAAGAAGTAAAGTCAGCGAACTATAATACATGTATCGATGAAATCTGGAGCGAGTTCCCTGGTTTCTCTCATCATGAAGTTCGTGCTGCTCTCGCGAAGTGTGGTCTAACAACAAAACATATCGAGAGTAAAGTAGAAGTGCTCAGTGGTGGAGAAAAAGCGAAGGTTCGCCTTTGTAAGCTAATCAACCACGAAAACAATGTTCTTGTTCTCGATGAGCCGACAAACCATTTAGACGTAGAAGCGAAAGACGAGTTAATGCGTGCCTTGAAGGCTTTCAAAGGCAGTGTCCTATTGATCTCCCATGAACCTGAATTTTATAAAGAAGTTGCAAATGACGTCTGGAACTGCGAAAGCTGGACGACAAAGGTGTTTTAA
- the qoxB gene encoding cytochrome aa3 quinol oxidase subunit I encodes MKWDEFFVTGDPMIYGADVSIVLTMVGILFYLTKYKKWKWLWDEWLTTVDHKKLGIMYIVSAVLMLFRGGVDALLMRTQLAVPEAKFLDSQHYNEIFTTHGTIMIIFMAMPFLIGLINVVVPLQIGARDVAYPYLNAVSFWTFFIGAMLFNISFVIGGSPSAGWTSYMPLASNELSPGPGQNYYLLGLQIAGIGTLLTGINFLVTILKMRAPGMTLFRMPMFTWSSLVTMVIIIFAFPILTVALALMTFDRLFGSHFFTLQGAGMDMLWANLFWLWGHPEVYIVILPAFGMFSEIISTFSRKTLFGYKAMIWSMLLIAGYSFLVWVHHFFTMGSGALVNSVFSITTMAIGIPTGVKIFNWLFTMYRGKIQFTTPMLWSLGFIVNFVIGGVTGVMLAMAAADYQYHNTYFLVSHFHYVLIAGTVFACFAGLIYWYPKMFGYKLNERIGKWVFWVFTIGFNVCFFPQYFLGLDGMPRRVYTYSEESGWGPLNMVSTIGGFMMGIAFLILVYNMYYSFRYAKRETTGDAWDGRTLEWSTPTAMPPFYNFAKIPEVTGLDHFWRQKQAGKVEKLKAEDIKPIHMPSNSGVPFIMASFFFVAGFGMVFEWMWMAIFGIIGVFGTLFYRSFEYDDGYYVSVEEVIETEKISK; translated from the coding sequence ATGAAATGGGATGAATTTTTCGTAACAGGCGACCCGATGATATATGGTGCTGACGTATCCATCGTACTTACGATGGTGGGTATCCTGTTCTATCTTACTAAATATAAAAAGTGGAAATGGTTGTGGGACGAATGGCTTACAACAGTTGACCATAAAAAACTCGGTATCATGTATATCGTTTCCGCTGTTTTAATGCTGTTCCGCGGTGGGGTAGATGCCCTCTTAATGCGTACACAACTAGCGGTTCCAGAGGCTAAGTTCCTCGATTCACAGCACTATAACGAAATCTTTACAACACACGGTACGATCATGATCATCTTCATGGCGATGCCGTTCTTGATCGGTTTGATTAACGTCGTTGTTCCATTACAAATTGGAGCACGTGACGTAGCTTATCCTTATTTAAACGCAGTTAGTTTCTGGACGTTCTTTATTGGTGCGATGTTGTTCAACATCTCATTCGTTATCGGTGGATCTCCATCAGCAGGTTGGACGAGTTACATGCCGCTTGCGAGTAACGAGCTCAGTCCAGGACCTGGACAGAACTACTATCTGCTCGGTCTACAGATTGCAGGTATTGGTACGCTCTTAACGGGTATTAACTTCTTAGTAACGATCCTTAAGATGCGTGCGCCGGGAATGACATTGTTCCGTATGCCAATGTTCACTTGGTCATCTCTTGTAACAATGGTTATCATAATTTTCGCTTTCCCGATTCTTACAGTAGCACTAGCACTTATGACATTTGACCGTTTATTCGGCAGCCATTTCTTCACTCTACAAGGGGCAGGAATGGATATGCTTTGGGCGAACCTTTTCTGGCTATGGGGTCACCCAGAGGTATATATCGTAATTCTACCGGCGTTCGGTATGTTCTCAGAGATCATCTCTACGTTCTCTAGAAAAACGCTATTCGGTTACAAAGCCATGATCTGGTCTATGCTTTTAATCGCAGGTTACAGTTTCTTGGTTTGGGTCCATCACTTCTTTACGATGGGTTCAGGAGCACTTGTTAACTCTGTATTCTCCATCACAACGATGGCGATCGGTATACCGACCGGGGTTAAGATCTTTAACTGGTTGTTTACGATGTACAGAGGTAAGATTCAATTTACGACCCCGATGCTTTGGTCACTCGGATTTATCGTGAACTTCGTAATCGGTGGTGTTACAGGTGTCATGCTAGCAATGGCAGCTGCTGACTATCAGTACCACAACACATACTTCCTAGTATCTCACTTCCACTATGTGTTGATCGCAGGTACAGTATTTGCTTGTTTCGCTGGTTTGATCTACTGGTATCCGAAGATGTTTGGTTACAAACTGAACGAACGTATCGGTAAATGGGTATTCTGGGTATTCACAATCGGATTTAACGTATGTTTCTTCCCACAATACTTCCTTGGTCTAGACGGTATGCCTCGTCGTGTTTACACGTACAGCGAAGAGTCTGGCTGGGGTCCATTGAACATGGTATCTACAATTGGTGGATTCATGATGGGTATCGCATTCTTAATTCTTGTTTACAACATGTACTACAGCTTCCGTTACGCGAAGCGCGAAACAACTGGAGATGCTTGGGATGGCCGTACTTTAGAATGGTCTACACCTACAGCAATGCCTCCATTCTATAACTTTGCTAAGATTCCTGAAGTTACAGGTCTTGACCACTTCTGGAGACAAAAGCAAGCTGGAAAAGTTGAGAAGCTAAAAGCTGAAGATATTAAACCGATTCATATGCCAAGTAACTCTGGTGTTCCTTTCATCATGGCATCCTTCTTCTTTGTTGCCGGATTCGGAATGGTATTCGAATGGATGTGGATGGCGATTTTTGGAATTATCGGTGTGTTTGGAACATTGTTCTATCGTTCATTTGAGTATGATGATGGTTATTATGTAAGTGTTGAAGAAGTAATCGAAACAGAAAAGATTTCTAAATAA
- a CDS encoding nuclease-related domain-containing protein yields the protein MLVKDRGKSIRIRKLEVMQRRVIKLHPKYLIMEDELSGRLAGHFGEQSNDYFLKPFRNFSVMHDLRLTAHESYFQIDTLLLSPRYLLNLEVKYITGTLIFDHLNQVIRVKDDGSEEAFRNPIFQVKRQQSHLIEWMTKNRTPPIPVRSLVVMSNPRTIIKALPSNKDVLHYITHSPYLQEKIKVIDKMYTDEKLTIKEVNKLSKMLVRHHVPENPDLLKRYGIEDKDIIKGVYCTECFYLPVVRKKAVWLCPKCLHKSKDLHLYSLSDYVLLFGKSITNKQLCEFLCLSSRHIGKRLLNDMNLPHTGGKKGRVYTLPDPY from the coding sequence ATGTTAGTTAAAGATCGTGGAAAGTCTATTAGGATAAGAAAGCTTGAAGTTATGCAACGACGAGTGATTAAGCTTCACCCCAAATATTTAATCATGGAAGATGAATTAAGTGGAAGATTAGCCGGACATTTTGGTGAGCAGTCGAATGATTACTTTTTAAAACCATTCAGGAACTTTTCTGTTATGCACGATTTGAGGCTTACAGCACATGAGAGTTACTTTCAGATCGACACCCTGCTTCTCTCCCCTCGATATCTATTGAACCTCGAAGTAAAATACATTACCGGAACTTTGATTTTTGACCATCTCAACCAAGTCATCAGAGTAAAGGATGATGGGTCCGAAGAAGCTTTTCGGAATCCTATTTTCCAAGTAAAGCGCCAACAATCTCATCTCATTGAATGGATGACAAAAAACCGAACACCTCCCATTCCCGTTCGCTCGCTAGTAGTCATGAGCAATCCGAGAACCATTATTAAAGCCCTTCCCTCAAATAAAGATGTCCTTCATTATATTACCCATAGTCCCTATTTGCAGGAGAAAATTAAAGTAATTGATAAGATGTATACGGACGAGAAGCTTACGATAAAAGAGGTCAATAAACTCTCCAAGATGCTTGTTCGACATCATGTACCTGAAAACCCTGATCTTTTAAAAAGGTATGGGATTGAAGACAAAGATATTATCAAGGGCGTTTATTGTACGGAGTGTTTTTATTTGCCTGTTGTGCGAAAAAAAGCTGTTTGGCTTTGTCCTAAATGTTTGCATAAAAGTAAAGACCTTCACCTTTATTCACTTTCTGATTATGTTCTTTTGTTTGGAAAAAGCATAACTAATAAACAGTTATGTGAGTTCCTATGTCTTTCATCTAGGCATATAGGGAAGCGCCTACTAAATGATATGAACTTACCTCATACAGGTGGAAAGAAAGGAAGAGTTTACACTTTACCTGATCCGTATTGA
- a CDS encoding spore morphogenesis/germination protein YwcE yields the protein MDVFMVYLFVATATPLFLWNDSRKLALWQTPFIALLWTYVVLFMANDSLSLFVHSFFITVFIANVVFAHYAAYIVWGRPYLAKRKMEKAKY from the coding sequence ATGGATGTTTTTATGGTTTACTTATTTGTAGCGACTGCCACACCATTATTCTTATGGAATGATAGTCGTAAGTTAGCCTTATGGCAAACGCCGTTCATCGCCCTTTTATGGACTTACGTTGTGTTATTTATGGCTAATGATAGCTTAAGCTTATTCGTACACAGTTTCTTCATCACCGTATTCATCGCAAATGTCGTTTTTGCTCATTACGCAGCATACATCGTATGGGGCCGTCCATATTTGGCGAAACGCAAGATGGAAAAAGCAAAATATTAA
- a CDS encoding glutamate-5-semialdehyde dehydrogenase yields the protein MNVKDQAKLAQEASKHLALLSEEEKNEALLVIADTLESETDYILKENEKDLVNGKEKDFSEALMDRLRLTEDRVKEFANGLREVVELEDPVGEILSDWTLDNGLNVEQVRVPLGVIGMIYEARPNVTVDATGLALKSGNAIVLKGGSNAIHSNSAIVSVIHKALTKTKIPEAAVQFIASTDREAVGQLFTMKEHIDVLIPRGGGSLIKTVVENATVPVLETGVGNCHIYVDQFADLDKALSIMENAKTDRPAVCNAAETFIFHEAWLNEHAELVSALFEKHEIEVHGDEKAAELLPDVIPANEKDWAEEYLSLAVAVKVVSSVEEAVAHIERYGTKHSEAIVTENPDNAITFLNSVDAAAVYHNASTRFTDGSALGFGAEIGISTQKLHARGPMGLPALTTIKYRMRGDGQVR from the coding sequence ATGAATGTGAAAGACCAAGCAAAATTAGCACAAGAAGCTTCAAAACACCTGGCACTACTTAGTGAAGAAGAAAAAAATGAAGCATTATTGGTAATTGCGGATACGTTAGAAAGTGAAACAGATTACATCTTAAAAGAGAACGAGAAAGATCTAGTTAACGGGAAGGAAAAGGATTTCTCAGAAGCCTTGATGGACCGTTTACGCTTAACAGAAGACCGCGTTAAAGAATTTGCAAACGGGCTGCGTGAGGTCGTTGAGTTGGAAGACCCTGTCGGTGAAATACTTTCTGACTGGACACTTGATAACGGACTTAATGTAGAGCAAGTTCGTGTACCATTAGGTGTAATCGGAATGATCTATGAGGCACGTCCAAACGTAACGGTGGATGCAACAGGACTCGCCTTGAAGTCAGGTAACGCAATCGTATTAAAAGGTGGATCAAACGCTATTCACTCAAACTCTGCAATCGTTTCTGTGATTCATAAAGCGTTAACAAAAACAAAAATCCCTGAAGCTGCCGTACAATTTATTGCTTCTACAGATCGAGAAGCCGTGGGTCAATTATTTACTATGAAAGAGCATATCGATGTATTAATTCCTCGTGGTGGCGGTAGCTTGATCAAAACCGTTGTTGAGAATGCTACAGTTCCAGTCTTAGAGACCGGTGTCGGCAACTGTCACATCTATGTCGATCAGTTTGCTGATTTGGATAAAGCTCTCTCTATCATGGAGAACGCCAAGACAGATCGACCGGCTGTTTGTAATGCGGCAGAAACCTTTATTTTTCATGAAGCATGGTTGAATGAGCACGCTGAACTAGTTTCCGCTCTTTTTGAAAAGCACGAAATTGAAGTGCATGGCGATGAAAAGGCAGCAGAGTTATTACCAGATGTGATACCTGCCAATGAAAAGGATTGGGCAGAGGAATATTTAAGTTTAGCTGTTGCTGTTAAAGTTGTTAGCTCTGTCGAAGAAGCAGTAGCGCATATTGAACGTTATGGCACAAAGCATTCAGAAGCTATCGTAACTGAAAATCCAGACAACGCCATCACTTTCTTAAACAGTGTTGATGCAGCTGCCGTTTATCATAACGCATCTACTCGCTTTACAGATGGCTCTGCGCTCGGTTTTGGAGCGGAAATCGGTATTTCCACACAAAAACTACATGCTCGCGGTCCGATGGGGCTACCAGCACTAACGACGATTAAATATCGTATGAGGGGTGACGGGCAGGTTAGGTGA
- the qoxC gene encoding cytochrome aa3 quinol oxidase subunit III, with product MAHAETHDPNTPLEYRSETGRLNILGFWIFLGAEIALFATLFATYMVLSHRVADGPALGELFEVESLLIQTFLLLTSSFTCGLAVHEMRRQNVKGLITWMAITLGLGLGFLYFEIQEFLHFIHEGANIGTSAAWSGFFVLVGTHGAHVTFGIFWVTMVLIQVAKRGLTPATSAKVFITSLYWHFLDVVWIFIFTAVYLMGMVTHHG from the coding sequence ATGGCACATGCAGAAACACACGACCCCAACACGCCTTTAGAGTATCGTTCGGAGACTGGGCGTTTAAATATTCTCGGTTTCTGGATTTTCCTAGGGGCAGAAATCGCGTTGTTCGCGACATTATTTGCAACTTATATGGTTTTATCTCACCGTGTTGCTGACGGTCCGGCTCTTGGTGAACTGTTCGAGGTAGAAAGTTTATTGATTCAAACGTTCTTGCTCTTAACAAGTAGTTTTACTTGCGGACTAGCGGTGCATGAGATGCGCCGTCAAAATGTAAAAGGTTTGATCACATGGATGGCGATTACACTTGGTCTTGGTTTAGGATTTCTTTACTTCGAGATTCAAGAGTTCTTACACTTCATTCATGAAGGTGCAAACATCGGTACGAGTGCAGCATGGTCAGGGTTCTTCGTTCTGGTTGGTACTCACGGTGCCCACGTAACGTTCGGTATCTTCTGGGTAACGATGGTCTTGATTCAAGTAGCTAAGCGTGGTTTAACGCCAGCTACATCTGCAAAAGTTTTCATCACCAGTCTTTACTGGCACTTCTTAGACGTAGTGTGGATCTTTATCTTCACAGCCGTTTATCTGATGGGGATGGTGACGCATCATGGCTAA
- the qoxD gene encoding cytochrome aa3 quinol oxidase subunit IV produces the protein MANKTVANEHHGFPWKHLIGFVLSIVLTLFALWIALETDLSLTWILIIIFGFAFLQAALQLLMFMHVTENSTKSNLTSRVQIGNILFAAFVAIVIVIGSVWVMTAGHAKHDKDQHAPNTENHENHGGGSEHDSGEHGSHE, from the coding sequence ATGGCTAATAAAACTGTAGCTAATGAACACCACGGCTTTCCGTGGAAGCATTTAATCGGTTTCGTTTTATCCATCGTGCTCACATTGTTCGCACTTTGGATTGCACTAGAAACAGATCTATCGTTGACTTGGATCTTAATTATTATTTTCGGTTTTGCTTTCTTACAAGCTGCTCTTCAACTCTTGATGTTCATGCACGTAACAGAGAACTCGACTAAGAGTAACCTGACGAGCCGTGTTCAGATCGGTAACATCCTCTTTGCAGCATTCGTTGCGATCGTTATCGTAATCGGTTCAGTTTGGGTAATGACAGCAGGTCACGCAAAGCACGATAAAGATCAGCATGCACCGAATACTGAAAACCATGAGAATCATGGTGGAGGTAGTGAGCATGATTCGGGTGAACATGGGAGTCACGAATAA
- a CDS encoding L-cystine transporter, which produces MLILLGVLYYMQKKHVSFSKRVFTGLGLGILFGLGLQYGYGADSEVAAKSTDWFNLVGGGYVTFLKMIVVPLVFISILSAFTRLNLKGNIGKLSGLIIGILIGTTAIAAVVGIATSTVFDLEAVQIEQGDAETARGEQMEGTFAEVKDLTLPQQVLSLLPANPFLDFTGARPTSTIAVVIFAAFLGVAYLGVKRKQEEHAELFAKIVDAFYAVIMRVVTLILRLTPYGVLALMTKTVALSDMDAIAKLGKFVIASYVALLIMFGIHLLLLTFAGLNPITYMKKSFPVLSFAFTSRTSAGALPLNIRTQKSMGVPDGIANFSGSFGLSIGQNGCAGIYPAMLAVMIAPTVGIDPLSPSFLLTLVVVVALSSFGVAGVGGGATFAAILVLSAMDLPIALAGLLISVEPLIDMGRTAVNVSGSMTSGLLTSKIQNQLDTNVYNDTDNQVEVSA; this is translated from the coding sequence ATGCTTATTCTATTGGGTGTTTTGTATTACATGCAAAAAAAGCACGTTTCATTTTCAAAGCGTGTATTTACGGGGCTAGGACTAGGGATTTTGTTCGGGCTCGGACTTCAGTACGGATATGGAGCAGATTCTGAGGTTGCTGCTAAATCGACGGACTGGTTCAATCTAGTCGGTGGCGGTTATGTAACGTTCTTAAAAATGATTGTTGTTCCACTCGTATTTATTTCAATCCTTTCAGCGTTTACGCGTCTGAACTTAAAAGGTAACATCGGAAAACTTAGTGGATTGATCATCGGGATATTAATAGGTACAACTGCAATTGCTGCTGTTGTCGGAATTGCGACTTCTACTGTTTTCGATCTTGAAGCTGTACAGATCGAGCAAGGAGATGCGGAAACGGCTCGTGGTGAGCAGATGGAGGGTACGTTTGCAGAAGTGAAAGATCTAACGCTTCCGCAACAAGTTCTTTCTTTATTACCAGCTAACCCGTTCTTAGATTTTACAGGAGCGCGTCCGACTTCAACGATCGCTGTCGTTATCTTTGCAGCATTCCTAGGAGTAGCTTATCTTGGAGTAAAACGTAAGCAAGAAGAGCATGCAGAACTTTTTGCTAAGATTGTTGATGCCTTCTATGCGGTAATCATGCGTGTAGTAACGTTGATTCTTCGACTAACTCCTTATGGGGTTCTAGCACTCATGACAAAAACAGTCGCACTTAGCGATATGGATGCGATAGCAAAACTAGGGAAGTTCGTCATTGCTTCATATGTTGCTTTATTGATCATGTTCGGAATTCACTTGCTGCTTTTAACGTTTGCAGGTTTGAATCCAATTACTTATATGAAGAAATCATTCCCGGTACTATCTTTTGCCTTTACTTCTCGTACGAGTGCAGGAGCACTTCCTTTAAATATTCGTACGCAAAAGAGCATGGGTGTACCTGACGGAATCGCAAACTTTTCAGGTTCATTTGGTCTTTCTATCGGACAAAACGGATGTGCTGGAATCTATCCGGCGATGCTAGCGGTTATGATTGCTCCAACTGTCGGAATCGACCCGTTGTCTCCATCGTTTTTATTAACACTTGTTGTCGTTGTCGCACTAAGTTCGTTTGGTGTTGCAGGTGTTGGTGGTGGAGCGACGTTCGCAGCGATCCTTGTACTTTCCGCAATGGACCTTCCTATCGCTTTAGCAGGATTATTGATCTCTGTTGAACCATTGATCGACATGGGGCGTACTGCTGTAAACGTTAGTGGTTCCATGACTTCAGGACTTTTAACAAGTAAGATTCAAAATCAGCTTGATACGAATGTCTATAATGACACCGATAATCAAGTAGAAGTAAGTGCATAA
- the proB gene encoding glutamate 5-kinase produces the protein MIINESKNKRIVIKIGSSSLTSRLGDISRHKLERLVDEIVKLKDDGHEVLLVSSGAVAAGYRRLGCLNRPTSLAEKQAAASIGQGLLMESYSERFISHGYTASQILITRSDFSDRDRYHNARNTINVLLDRGIIPIVNENDTVTVERLKFGDNDTLSAKVAGLVDADQLIILSDIDGLYTDDPRKNPDAKLLTKVSEITPEIEESAGEPGSAVGTGGMRSKIDAVKIAMASGISSFLGNATSPDIIHKAVIGKARGTYFVPGKNEFNLDTKRQWIAFHSGPEGEIVVSNKAKQGIDELKSLYPTGIRYVSGHFKKGSVVRIKDLDGNEVGLGVSNYSSKQLIKIKGISRDELADAGPEEAINNKDLVCHTRLAVPIH, from the coding sequence ATGATAATAAACGAATCAAAAAACAAGCGTATTGTAATTAAAATTGGATCTAGTTCTTTAACAAGTAGACTTGGCGATATTAGCAGACACAAACTAGAACGACTCGTTGATGAAATCGTTAAATTGAAAGATGACGGTCACGAGGTGTTACTCGTATCTTCAGGCGCAGTTGCAGCAGGATATAGACGTTTAGGCTGTTTGAACCGTCCTACTTCCCTAGCTGAAAAACAAGCAGCTGCATCGATCGGACAAGGTTTGTTAATGGAATCTTATTCTGAACGTTTTATCTCTCACGGTTATACCGCTTCACAAATTTTAATTACAAGAAGTGATTTTTCCGACCGTGATCGTTATCATAACGCTCGAAATACGATTAATGTCCTTTTAGATCGCGGGATCATACCCATCGTAAATGAAAATGACACGGTTACAGTAGAGCGACTTAAGTTTGGTGACAATGACACACTTTCCGCTAAAGTGGCAGGACTTGTTGATGCCGATCAGCTTATTATTCTTTCTGATATCGATGGTCTGTACACAGATGATCCTCGAAAAAATCCAGATGCAAAGCTTTTAACTAAAGTTAGTGAAATAACTCCAGAGATCGAGGAATCAGCTGGTGAACCCGGAAGTGCAGTAGGTACAGGCGGCATGCGTTCCAAGATCGATGCTGTAAAAATCGCAATGGCCTCAGGAATTTCGTCTTTCCTTGGCAATGCAACATCACCAGATATCATTCACAAAGCCGTTATTGGAAAGGCCCGAGGAACGTATTTTGTTCCTGGTAAAAATGAGTTCAATCTTGATACGAAGCGTCAATGGATTGCTTTCCACTCTGGTCCAGAAGGTGAGATCGTAGTCTCGAATAAAGCGAAGCAAGGCATTGATGAGCTGAAAAGTCTTTACCCTACAGGCATACGTTATGTGAGTGGCCACTTTAAAAAAGGTTCAGTTGTTCGCATTAAAGATTTAGACGGAAATGAAGTAGGTCTTGGCGTTTCGAACTATTCTTCTAAACAGCTAATTAAAATAAAAGGTATTTCTCGAGACGAGCTAGCTGATGCCGGTCCTGAAGAAGCCATTAATAATAAAGATTTAGTCTGCCACACTCGTTTGGCAGTACCTATTCATTAA
- the qoxA gene encoding cytochrome aa3 quinol oxidase subunit II translates to MMRRLKPFFTFGLLMAVFMLSGCSDMIVLDPKGPVGAEQRDLIMYSIWFMLFILLVVYALTAFIVYKYRDRKNHKGYDPDNEGSHLLETIWWIIPIIIVIALSIPTVKSIYSLEGPPEESKDQKPLVIHATSVNWKWVFSYPEQDIETVNYLHIPEDRPVLFKLTSADSMASFWVPQLGGQKYAMAGMETELYLQADEQGTYEGRNSNFTGEGFTNHTFDVMAMSDAEFDKWASETKADAPELSKGQYDKLMLPGHVKQMTFSSTHLDWVDHAKNPEYALDARERLGYEEKLPHSKAGKEEKKKREEEMKKLEESESHGDSHAH, encoded by the coding sequence GTGATGCGACGGTTGAAGCCGTTTTTTACATTCGGGTTATTGATGGCCGTATTTATGCTTAGCGGCTGCAGCGATATGATTGTTTTAGATCCAAAAGGACCTGTAGGAGCAGAACAGAGGGATCTGATCATGTATTCCATCTGGTTTATGTTATTTATCCTACTAGTTGTTTACGCACTTACTGCTTTTATTGTTTATAAATACCGTGATCGCAAAAACCATAAAGGATATGATCCTGATAATGAAGGAAGTCATCTTCTTGAAACGATCTGGTGGATCATTCCTATTATTATCGTTATCGCATTATCGATTCCAACGGTAAAGAGTATCTATTCTCTTGAAGGACCTCCTGAAGAGTCGAAAGATCAAAAGCCGTTGGTGATTCATGCAACGTCTGTAAACTGGAAATGGGTATTCTCCTATCCAGAGCAAGATATTGAAACAGTTAACTATCTTCACATTCCTGAAGATCGACCTGTCTTGTTCAAGCTAACTTCAGCTGATTCGATGGCATCGTTCTGGGTACCTCAGTTGGGTGGTCAGAAGTATGCGATGGCTGGCATGGAGACAGAGCTTTATCTGCAAGCTGATGAGCAAGGGACGTATGAAGGACGTAACTCTAACTTTACAGGAGAAGGATTTACTAACCATACGTTTGATGTTATGGCTATGTCTGATGCAGAGTTTGATAAGTGGGCAAGTGAAACAAAAGCTGATGCTCCTGAGCTTTCGAAGGGGCAGTACGACAAGCTTATGCTTCCTGGTCACGTGAAACAAATGACTTTCTCTTCTACTCACTTAGATTGGGTAGATCATGCTAAAAACCCTGAATACGCATTAGATGCTCGCGAACGTTTAGGTTATGAAGAGAAGCTTCCTCACTCAAAAGCAGGGAAGGAAGAAAAGAAGAAGCGTGAAGAAGAGATGAAGAAGCTTGAAGAATCAGAGTCTCATGGGGATTCTCATGCCCATTAA